In Syntrophorhabdaceae bacterium, the genomic stretch CTGGGCGGCTATTCCTACCCGCCCGCCATCGAGGGTATGCATGGCGATGCTGAAGCCCTGGCCTTCCTTTCCCAGGAGGTTCTCTTCCGGAATTACGCAATCGGTGAAGACGAGCTCAGTGGTCGATGAGGCGCATATGCCGAGTTTCTCTTCTACCTTGCCCACCGCAAAGCCGGGTGTTCCCTTTTCAACGATGAACATGGAGAGGCCTTTGTGGCCGATCCCTTTCGTGGTGATCGCCATGACCACCGCCACATCGGCTACGCCCCCGTTCGTGATGAATGTCTTTGCTCCATTGAGAACCCAGTTTCCATTCTCGCGAACCGCAGTGGTCCTGGTGCCGGATGCATCGGAGCCTGCCCCTGACTCGGTGATGCCGAAGCATCCTATCCATTCCCCCGTGGTGAGGCGTGAGAGATATTTCTGTTTCTGCTCCTCAGTACCGAAGTAGAAAATAGGAGAGAGGCACAGGGAATTGTGGGCTGATACGGTCACTCCTGTCGACGCGCATCCCCGTGACAGCTCTTCCACGGCGATCGCATAGCAGAGGTAGTCCATGGCGGCCCCATTGTAATCTTCCGGATATACTACTCCCATGATTCCCATAGCACCGAGCTTCTTTACTGCATCCCAGGGAAACTCATGGTTTTTGTCAAATTGTGCGGCTCTCGGCTTCAATTCTCTGTCCGCAAATTTTCTGCATGCTTCACGAATCATCAAGTGTTCTTCTGAGAGATTAAAGTCCATATCTTAAACTCCTTTCAAATAGAATAGTTATATGATCACCTGCGGTCAGAGCCAGGCCGCCGTCTGTTCGTCGAGCCGTGGGTGTCATTTTTCCACGGAGAGGGGACCTTTTTCTGACTCATGTTCAATCCGTACATTGCTCTTACCTGTGCCCCGGAGAAAATACGCGGGAAATCCCCACGTGGCACTTCATCTTTTTGAAGAAAGGCTGCTTCGCTCGAATACAACCGACTCCTCCTCGATCCAGACTGAATGTTCAACCAGGCTGCTCGCTTTGAGGTCCCTGGCGAGAGTGAGAGCCGCCCTGCTGCCCTGGGGGCTCGGCGCATCGGTGTCCCATGTGAACGCCACGGCCATATAGTTTCGAAAAGACGAGTTGCGGAAGATCCGGGCTTCCACCAGTCCCGGTTCGTTGATCACCGTAATTGCACTATCAAGCAAGAGGTCCGAAAGCCATTTTTGATTCTGTTCCGGTGTTCTTGCCCGTATCGTCTCTATCCATCGCATATCCGGCCGCTATCCCTTTCTGTACTTATTTATAGCCAGGCAGTTTCCTTCAGCCCGTCCCTTTATGTACTAAATTTAGAGCAAGTAATATGCCATAATATGAATTCGTGTGATATCAGTATGTTACGAAAGAAAGGATGAAGACAATTAAATTAATGGCATTAAAACTATCATATATGATAAAAATATTATAAAATGAGGTTGAACCTAATGTTACATGAGGAGCATGCTCAGATGAGAGTTGATGAAAACGAATTTTTTAGAGAAGCGAGCATCAGGATATGCAGTAGCCTTGACATTGAAAAAGCCCTTTCTAACTGTCTTTTCTATGTCCGAAGCGTGATGCCGGCGGACGAGATGGTGCTCACAGTATACCATAAAGATGAGGGAAATCTGGAAGTGGTCGCCTCGGCGGATGAGCAAAACTGTATGCAGCGGACGGACAGGATCCCCATGCCCCTTCCTGTCAGACACAGCCTCGAAGAGCCGGGACTTTATCCCCGGGTGAGGATGGCAAACGATCTCTTTGACGATGAGATCGTGCGATATGTGGCGGAGCAATACCACTGGCCGCCCTCCTCGCTTATTGTCGTGAGATTGATCGTGGAGGGCGGGCTCGTGGGCACGCTGATCCTCAGGGCCACAGGGAAAGGGCGGTATACGGAAGAGGACGCCAGGCTGTGGCGCCTTCTCAACGAGCCTGCTGCAATCGCGCTTGCCAACAGCAGGAGGTTTCATGAGCTGGAAAAGATAAAGGATGTGGTCTCGGACGACAGCAAATATTTTCAGGACGAGCTCGGCAGGAATTTCAACGAGGATATTATCGGTGCCGGATTCGGGCTCAGGACGGTGATGGAAGCGGTATTCAAGGTCGCTCCCTCGCCGAGCCCCGTGTTGCTTTTCGGAGAGACCGGGACCGGTAAGGAGGTGATCGCCCATGCCATACACAGACTTTCGGCACGGA encodes the following:
- a CDS encoding acyl-CoA dehydrogenase — translated: MDFNLSEEHLMIREACRKFADRELKPRAAQFDKNHEFPWDAVKKLGAMGIMGVVYPEDYNGAAMDYLCYAIAVEELSRGCASTGVTVSAHNSLCLSPIFYFGTEEQKQKYLSRLTTGEWIGCFGITESGAGSDASGTRTTAVRENGNWVLNGAKTFITNGGVADVAVVMAITTKGIGHKGLSMFIVEKGTPGFAVGKVEEKLGICASSTTELVFTDCVIPEENLLGKEGQGFSIAMHTLDGGRVGIAAQALGIAQAAYEDAIAYAKERIQFNKPLSELQTIQNMIADMATDIEAARLLVYQAAIMMNTHQRQKYSKQCAMAKLFASEVSHRVTHKAIQIFGGYGYTKEFSVERYYRDARITEIYEGTSEIMRVVIATNVLKGEGSAKKATKDMTVVSKETDNAEKKSAAAGSSR